From one Leifsonia soli genomic stretch:
- a CDS encoding DUF917 family protein, with translation MRTLGQESLPALARGFSLLGSGGGGATTMLELMVQDAPIWPIVLREPDAFDPATPCVAVAFAGSTYLLTERLPAADAFGPLLAAAERWTGVRASAVCGLEGSGMNGLSPLLLADRLDLVDADLMGRALPRLDQISLLVDAVPGVVAVCDTGGGVVVIDTARPADVESQVRAAIVQAGGAGAVLVAGFTVGDLVEHGVVGTAGRALRLGLGSADRTLAPSALAEAIDARLLATGRVSGVQASVEDPYVSAIQLDGDDGALLRLVARSELLAVVRDGLTTAASPEIIVALDSVSGDVLQVDEITLARNVIVLALAAPAWWTASPDRERHITPAGFGLRGLEVHA, from the coding sequence ATGAGAACTCTCGGCCAGGAGAGCCTGCCGGCTCTCGCCCGGGGCTTCTCGCTGCTCGGCTCCGGGGGCGGCGGCGCCACGACGATGCTGGAGCTGATGGTGCAGGACGCCCCCATCTGGCCGATCGTGCTGCGGGAGCCGGACGCGTTCGACCCGGCCACTCCGTGCGTCGCCGTCGCGTTCGCCGGGTCGACCTACCTGCTGACCGAGCGCCTCCCGGCGGCGGACGCGTTCGGGCCGCTGCTGGCGGCCGCCGAGCGCTGGACCGGGGTGCGCGCCAGCGCGGTGTGCGGGCTCGAGGGCTCCGGGATGAACGGGCTCAGCCCGCTGCTCCTCGCCGACCGCCTCGACCTCGTCGACGCCGACCTGATGGGCCGGGCGCTCCCCCGGCTCGACCAGATCTCGCTGCTGGTGGACGCCGTCCCCGGCGTGGTCGCGGTCTGCGACACCGGAGGCGGCGTCGTCGTGATCGACACCGCCCGGCCGGCGGACGTCGAGAGTCAGGTGCGCGCCGCCATCGTTCAGGCGGGAGGCGCCGGTGCCGTGCTCGTCGCCGGCTTCACCGTCGGCGATCTCGTCGAGCACGGCGTGGTCGGCACGGCCGGGCGCGCCCTCCGTCTCGGCCTCGGCAGCGCCGACCGGACCCTCGCCCCCTCCGCCCTCGCGGAGGCCATCGACGCCCGGCTGCTCGCGACGGGACGGGTGAGCGGCGTCCAGGCCTCCGTCGAGGACCCGTACGTCAGCGCCATCCAGCTCGACGGCGACGACGGCGCCCTGCTGCGGCTCGTGGCGCGATCGGAGCTGCTGGCCGTCGTGCGCGACGGCCTGACCACCGCCGCGAGCCCGGAGATCATCGTCGCGCTCGACTCCGTCTCGGGCGACGTGCTGCAGGTCGACGAGATCACCCTGGCCCGCAACGTGATCGTGCTCGCGCTGGCGGCCCCGGCCTGGTGGACCGCCTCCCCCGACCGCGAGCGGCACATCACGCCCGCCGGTTTCGGCCTGCGCGGACTGGAGGTGCACGCGTGA
- a CDS encoding DUF917 family protein: MSWTLTAADLPDLARGATLLGTGGGGDPYIGQMLVARVLSERGIGDRGITILDPDDLADDTFVIPTAQMGAPTVMIEKIPAGTEPTLALRTLEAHLGRSADATMPIECGGINSMIPLIVAAETGLPVVDADGMGRAFPELSMETFAVYGVHGSPLALAGERGETVIIDTGDDDRQMEWLARGVTIRLGGVGHIAEYAMSGADVKRTAVPRTLSMALALGRAIRVAREEHRSPFEAIAHTLSTTLYSEVRELFAGKVTDVERRTTEGFAKGRATISALDGTGSGSAGASGGTLEIRFQNENLTAHRDGELVAIVPDLICVTDIESGEPITTEGLRYGQRVRVLGISTPEMMRTPAALAAFGPRAFGLTEEFVPVESARALV; this comes from the coding sequence GTGAGCTGGACGCTGACCGCGGCCGACCTGCCCGACCTCGCCCGTGGGGCGACCCTCCTCGGCACCGGCGGGGGCGGCGACCCCTACATCGGCCAGATGCTCGTCGCCCGAGTGCTGAGCGAGCGGGGCATCGGAGACCGCGGCATCACCATCCTGGATCCGGACGACCTGGCCGACGACACGTTCGTCATCCCCACCGCCCAGATGGGCGCGCCGACGGTGATGATCGAGAAGATCCCGGCCGGCACCGAGCCGACGCTCGCCCTGCGGACGCTCGAGGCCCACCTCGGGCGCTCCGCCGACGCGACCATGCCGATCGAGTGCGGCGGGATCAACTCGATGATCCCGCTCATCGTCGCCGCCGAGACCGGTCTTCCCGTCGTGGATGCGGACGGCATGGGCCGTGCCTTCCCCGAGCTCTCGATGGAGACCTTCGCCGTCTACGGCGTGCACGGCTCCCCGCTGGCGCTGGCCGGCGAGCGCGGCGAGACGGTGATCATCGACACCGGCGACGACGACCGGCAGATGGAGTGGCTGGCGCGCGGCGTCACCATCCGGCTCGGCGGTGTCGGGCACATCGCGGAGTACGCGATGAGCGGTGCGGACGTGAAGCGCACCGCCGTCCCGCGCACCCTCTCGATGGCGCTCGCCCTCGGGCGGGCCATCCGCGTTGCGCGGGAGGAGCACCGGTCGCCGTTCGAGGCGATCGCGCACACCCTCTCGACGACCCTCTATTCGGAGGTCCGGGAGCTGTTCGCCGGCAAGGTCACGGACGTGGAACGCCGCACCACCGAGGGGTTCGCGAAAGGACGCGCGACCATCTCCGCCCTGGACGGCACAGGGTCGGGCAGCGCGGGCGCCTCCGGCGGCACGCTCGAGATCCGCTTCCAGAACGAGAACCTCACGGCGCACCGCGACGGCGAGCTCGTCGCGATCGTCCCCGACCTGATCTGCGTCACCGACATCGAGTCGGGAGAGCCGATCACCACGGAGGGGCTGCGGTACGGGCAGCGCGTCCGGGTGCTCGGCATCTCGACCCCGGAGATGATGCGGACGCCGGCAGCGCTCGCCGCGTTCGGCCCGCGCGCCTTCGGGCTGACCGAGGAGTTCGTCCCGGTCGAGTCGGCGCGGGCGCTGGTCTGA